Genomic DNA from Brassica rapa cultivar Chiifu-401-42 chromosome A04, CAAS_Brap_v3.01, whole genome shotgun sequence:
TGGGGTTCTTGACGAGGACGTCGACGACGATGTCGGCTCTCTCGAGGTTGATCTTGGGGATGTGGATGGCGGAGACGTCGGCGGTTGGTTTGCCGAAGCCGATGGTGCCTTCGATCTTTTCGCCGATGTCGTGGATGAAGTCTTTGACCTTGTCGAGGAAGCCTCCTttgccttcttctttttcttcctccTCCTTGTGGCCTCTGTCGACTATTTCAACTTTGTTCTCGGATGTAGACATAGctgagaagaagaagcaaggGGACATCAttacaacaacaaacaaaaaaaaaacgtcaaACCAAACAGCTTTCACCAGTTATTAAAGACTATATACTACATTCATGACATGACATGATCTGAGAATTTGGGacatttttttaagaatttttataaaactttttttccattttttgttgCTGTCGGAAAAAATAGAAGTCCAGCTCCAAGTAAATTAGGTACCGGAAGTGGAATGAAAGGAATGATCCATGAATATTGATATGTATGttgcataaaatataattttgtacatatatatatttttttcaaaggGATGATAAACAAGCGCATTATTTtaaacttaaatataattttttttcgaaTTAGTATAATCCTTCATAAACTTttgaaaagaaatatatattcaaatcaaaaaaattacatgTCCAAAATTTTAGAGATCAAGATCAGTATATCATTGGGCTTGACCAAAATCCGGTCCTGGCTACGTCATATTTCATTCACACAGACACAAGATCAAGAACAATCAGGACCAGATTTGGGTCAAACCTAACGAACTACTGGCTTTgatctcttaatttttttttacattttttttacataCGTTTCAGTccataaattatgaaaataatttttttgtacaaAAGTATATTTAAGTccataaattatgaaaatattttttttttacaaaagtaTATTTATGATCTCAAATTTTCAGATTAGGACCCGAGAACAAGGCACGAAGACACAGTCAAAACATATAGAAATGAGAAAGGAAAAGACTATCTACCAAAAGAACTCGCAACACAGTAGATCTCATCAACTAGATGATAAAAGTCTATGAGACCGTGACAACACTTTATAATCCAATAGCCTCGAACACAAGATCATACATTGCATGTTCAATAATGGATCAGATCACGTGAACCAAGAAAACACGATCTAACGATCATAGGCGTTAGATCAAGCAAAAGGTCAAACAGATCGATAAGAAAAAAGTCATAATCAGCAAAACTTGATCTAAGCATCACCTTCTTCTAGATCAGATACAGATAAAAGGATCAACGCAAGAACAGATAACGATCAGAAGTGGATTTGAATATTTACCTAGAGAGAGTTGGATGAATGTGAGTCACAGAGAAACAAGAGAGTTGGTTTTGAAGAGTCACAGAATGATTGGAGTTTGTGTAATAAGGCTCATCCGTTGAACTATATCAACTAATAAATGTTGACGCGTCGTTCGCCTTGCCGACAAAACTACGTGTAAAGTCACTATTGGGCCATTGGCTTTTCTAAAGTCTATTCAATTGCATTTAGACACCTAGATTTCAAGATATTATCGCAATGAGAATCATATTTTCGATTGGTGCTGAGTAACCCACTCGTCCCCTAAAATCCAGAGgaactatttattattacaCACGATTCAATCATTCAAAAACAAGACACGAAGCTTACAAAAAAAAgcgtttaaatatttttcactgaggtaataaaagaaaacattttgaCAAATCTTTTCAGGTACAAGTGTCGGAGATTGGATTGTAACCAACAAGTTCATCCATGGAACGAGTAGCTCCCTATTTCAGGTGGTGCTCAAACAAGGACGCCATCTCGAGCTGCAGAATAAAAAGGAGAGAACATTCAAGGACTTTGCATAAGATACAAGAACTCAAATGGTTGATAACATTATCAGAAACTTCTACATCTTGTTCTGAGAGTAAAGGATTGATGATAGTGATGATACTTACCGCCGTCAAAGCAGTTTCAGCTCCCTTGTTTCCAGCTTTGCCACCGGATCGATTCAGAGCCTGTAGTTTCAgatagttatttattttatccaTTATGATGAATCAGCTACATATCATCAATTTTTGGCATTAACAAGAGCTAACCTGGTCCATGTCCTCGCATGTCAGTACACCAAATATGCATGGAACACCTGCACATTGGGAATCAAAAGTGTTACATCTACTACTGCAAAGCTAAACTTAATGTAAGAGAGACGACATCAACAGTGACTAAAACTAATTGATGGTGTGAGAATAATTGGAATAGTAGAACTAGATCTTTCTGTGTTTTTAAACAGTGATTACTACGTGTGTTTAAAAAATGCATATCACGCAAAAGATGATTGAGACAAACCTGAATTGATGCCAGCAGAGAGTACTCCAGATGCAGCAGAGTTGGCAACAGCATCATAATGAGTAGTATCTCCTCTTATCTAACACGCAACAAAGGACTCAAAGACTAAATCAAAAACCCAACTCTAAACATGTGTCAGCAACATAAAGCAAAGTACTTTCAGAGCAAGAATAATACCACAGCACCGATACATAAAACGGCATTGAATTTTCCTGACTTCCCAAGGTTTTGCGCAACAACACCTATCTCAAAGCTGCCAGGAACCCATATAACCTGATTGAAAAAGACTTTCACTAGCTTAAGCTTCATACAGATGCAAAGCTCCAATCTTTATCAATTACGATTAGATACCTCGATGTCTTCTTCTCTAACAGAGTACTTCTTGAAAGTCTCAATAGCTCCTTCCAATAGCAACTTCGTCACAACCTCATTGAAACGAGCAACAACCTTGAAGATAAAAACGAATCTATCAGAACTCAACAGATCCTCAAAAAGGTCAAGACTTTAACGAAAGGAAACAGAACACTCACGATGGCGAATCTAAGACCTTCTCCTCTGATAAGTGACCCAGTGACGTGGCGAACAGCAGCCGTCTGTAAGCGTAGCTCCTTCTCTACAGCGAGTGGTGACGCGAAACCTAACAAGAAAACCTCAACATCTTAAAGTATTGACCTTTAAGGAGACAGTGCGAGAAGGCAAAGCGTACCAGATGCGGATGAAGAGAACGATAAGCTATTAGATTTGATTACACAAGAGACTATTGACGATTGACGAGAAGGGAGATGATGACGTGTCGTCGGAGTTAGGCGGAGGGATGGCGGCGAAGCTAACGACTTCATTTTCGTTCCTCTGAGATGTGTGAGAGTGCTTGGAAGGATTGTTCTTATCGTTGGTTTAGCTATTTAATTAATTCCGGTTTAGTAATCAATCCAATGGTTTGGTTTAGAGATTTCCGGTTTGATAAGAAGGGGATGATGATAAACTATCCTCGGttcatttattttcttgaattgAACTATCCTCGGTTTAGCTATTTGATAAATTCCGGTTTAATAGTGAATCCAATAGTTAAGAGAATTCCGGTTTGATGATAAGGGATAAACTATCATTGGTTTAGCTATTTAATAAAATTCCGGTTTATTTACTGAATCCATTTGGTTTAGAGATTTCTTTTGATGAGAAACTTATCGTCGGTTTAGACAAAATCAAATGATTTGGTTTAGAGATTTCCGGTTTGATGAGAAAGGGACAAAACTAAGCCCTAAAGTCTTCACTCTCTCGCCGGTCGGAATATTCAGACAAAAGTGAAAGacttttaaccttttttttgtctgccgcaaaaaaagaacaaaactttaGTCTTTTGGGAGAACAATAGGATATGGCTACGACTAACTGGTAACCATTTcgactcttttgatctttaactCTTTAAAAATGAATCTATTgaaataaaactttgtattgaTCACAGGCTAATGTCGTCTCCGACTCCAAGTGTGTTCCTTCATCCCTCAGGGAGCCCTCGTCTCGCGTTTGCTTCTAGAAAGAACCAAACTTTAGTTAAACCCCGTGTTAGCTTTCTTACCAATGTCAAACGTCGTCTTCCGGTGGTTTTATCCATGACGGCGACGGAGGAGGGAGCCGTGAAGTCTGTTTTGCCTGGAAATGGCATATCCATCATGGTAGCTTTACATTAACTGTCTTATGGTTTTGGTTATTTGTTCGGTTACATTATCTCTTACACTTACAGGTGAATGGATGCACTGGCAAAATGGGGAAAGCTGTAATCAAAGCAGCAGACTCTGCAGGAGTCAACATAGTTCCCACTTCCTTTGGATCTGCTTCCGAGGCCGGGCAGACCGTTGAGGTCTGTGGGAAAGAGATCACCGTGCACGGTCCCACAGAGAGACAAG
This window encodes:
- the LOC103866118 gene encoding 6,7-dimethyl-8-ribityllumazine synthase, chloroplastic, with the protein product MKSLASPPSLRLTPTTRHHLPSRQSSIVSCVIKSNSLSFSSSASGFASPLAVEKELRLQTAAVRHVTGSLIRGEGLRFAIVVARFNEVVTKLLLEGAIETFKKYSVREEDIEVIWVPGSFEIGVVAQNLGKSGKFNAVLCIGAVIRGDTTHYDAVANSAASGVLSAGINSGVPCIFGVLTCEDMDQALNRSGGKAGNKGAETALTALEMASLFEHHLK